Within the Acidipropionibacterium acidipropionici genome, the region GCCCACCTTCACCGAGGCGATCGCCGGGTGCAGGTTCTTGGCGCCGTTCTTGCCAGCATTGGAGCCGGCCAGCTTCTTGTACTTCTGACCGGTGGCCACCGCAGCCTTCTGCGCGGCCGGGTCGAAGGTGGTGGTCACCTTGAGACCGCCGCCGTTGATCTGGGAGTCGGTGAAGCCGTCGTCGAGCAGCTCGTTCTGGACCATCTTGAGCAGGTAGCCGTTGGTACCGCCCCACCGGTTGTTGATCGGCACCTCGGGGAAGGCGGGCAGCTTCCGGGAGTACTCGTCGTGCTGGGCCTGGGTGATGTTTCCGGCCTCCAGCATGCCGTCGAGGACGTAGCGGTAGCGATTGAGCAGCCGCTCGCGGGCCTTGGTGCCGCCCGAGGCGTCGAAGAGCGTCGGATTGTTGAGGATGGACGCCAGCACCGCCGACTGCGGAACGGTGAGCTTGGAGGCGTCGACGTTGAAGTAGGACTTCGCGGCGGCCTGGATGCCGTAGGCGCCGCGTCCGAAGTAGATCGTGTTGAGATATCCGGCGAGGATGTCCTCCTTGGGCACCTGCTTGCCCATCTTCACCGCCAGCACGAGTTCTTTGAGCTTGCGCTGCATGGTGCGGTCCTGGGAGAGGTACAGGATCTTGATGTACTGCTGGGTGATGGTGGATCCGCCCTGCATCTCACCGCCGCGGGCGATGGTCCAGGCGGCGCGCACGATGCCGCCGATGGAGATGCCCTGATCCTCCCAGAAGGTGCGGTTCTCCGCCGAGATGGCGGCGTCCTTGATGGACTTCGGCATCTGCTCGTAGCTGATGGTCTGCCGGTTCTGCACCGACAGGGAGCCCAGCTTCGTCTTGGAGTCGTTGAAGTAGATGAAGGAGGTGTTGGTCTGGAAGTCCTTGTTCGGATCGGGCAGATTCGTCCGGTTGTAGAAGACGATCGCGCCCACACCGGCGGCGATCGCCAGGACCAGGACCAGGATCAGCAGGGAGAACAGCGTTCTCTTGACGAAGCGCCCGAACGGGGAGCCCTTCCTCCGTTTTGCTTTTCCATGTCTTGCACCCCGACGACCTGCGTGCCTGGGTTCAGCCATAGATGTCCTCCACTGTTTCTTGATGACGCGGCGGGCGGCGACGGCGGCCGTCGCCCAGAAGATAATGGCTCAGGATGTGATTCCAGTAGCAGTCGGGGCAGACCTCTACCTCGTAGACCCGGAACTCCCCGAACCGGCTCTCCATCTCCTCCAACTCCTCCTCCGACCGGATCCGGCCGGAGAACTGCCCGAGCTGGTGTCCGAATGTGTATCGCAGCAGCGACAGGCGGGGCGACTCGCACACCGGGCAGGGGTGGTCCATCGGCTCGCCGTGATGAAGCGCAGCACGGACAAGCATAGGGTCCGCGTCGCAGGACGCGGGCGCGTTCAGATCGACCCGCGGGCTGCGCAGCGCCTCCAGTGCCCGGCGGCGCTGCAACGCGTGGGACACCACCTGACGCTGCGTTTTCATGGCCTCTAGGGTACGGCCACCTCCTGTGCCGCCCCTCCCGGTACCGGTCCCGCCTTGTCAGAGCCCGGTTCAGCGGCCAGGACGATGAGCACGGCGGCGATGATGGCCATGCCGGTCCAGCCGCGTGCCCCGAGTCTCTCGCCGACGACAGTGACCGCCAACAGTGCCGAGACCGCGGGCTCGAGGAGGGTGACGGTGGTGGCGGTGGAGGCGGGTACCCGCACCAGGCCCATACCGAAGAGCACATAGCCCAGGAACATCGGCACCAAGGCCATGTAAGCCGCCGCGGCGAGGTTGCCGGGCCCGGCCAGGATCGGGGCACCGGTGAGGGCCAGCATGGGCATCAGCAGCAGCCCTCCGATGCCGAAGACCGAGCCCATCGACGCCGCCCGGTCAATGCCGGCGTCGATGAGACGGTGGGCGGCCCAGGAGTATGCGGCGTAGGTGGCGCCGGCCACCAGGCCGAGCAGCACGCCGAGCACCGCTCGACCGGGCCCGGCGGCGTCGTCTCCTCCTCGGGACAGGCACAGCAGCACCGAGCCCACCACGCCCATGCCGGCCGCGGCCGTCCACCAGGGCCCCAGGCGCCGGTGGTCGATGAAGCGGTCGAGGAGACCGGAGGCCAGTGGGGCGGAGGCCAGCGAGATTACGGTGCCCACCGCGACCCCGGCGTAGCGCATCGAGGAGTAGAAGGCCAGCGGGTAGATCGCCACCGTGAGGGCGCCGATTGCCACCACCCCGGCGTGCGCCCGCAGCCGCGGGGCGGCCCGGCGCTGGGCTCCGATCGAGATGAGCCCCTGCAGCAGGCCGCCGATCCCCAGGGCCGCGGCCCCGATGGCCAGCGGCCCGACCTGCGGCGCGAAGGTCGCCGCGGTGCCGGAGGTGCCCCACAGGACGGCCGTGACGGCGATGAGGATGACGCCCAGGCGGTGGGCGGCGGCGGGAGTCATGGCCGTGAGGATAGTGAGGGATCGTCTCGGCCCGGTTACGGTTCCGGTGCGGGGACTTGGCCGATGGCCTAGTCTCAGCCCCATGTCTGACGCCATCGACCTGAGATCGACCACCCTGGACAATGGGATGCGGGTCATCGTCAACTCGGACATGACCAGCCCCGCGGTCGGGGTGAACATCTGGTACCGGGTCGGATCGGCCGATGAGACGGCCGGGCACTTCGGCTTCGCCCACCTCTTCGAACACCTCATGTTCTCCGGCACCACCAGCGGGATCGCCTCGGGTGAGCATCTGGCGACGATGGAGTCGGTGGGCGGCACGGCGAATGCCACCACCAGCTTCGACCGCACCAACTATTTCGAGTCCGTGCCGGCCGGGGCCCTGGAGCTGGCCCTGTGGATGGAGTCGGAGAGGCTGGCCCACCTGGCGGTGACGCCTGAGAACCTCGCCACCCAGCGCGAGGTGGTCAAGGAGGAGAAGCGTCAGCGCTACGACAATGTCCCCTACGGCGATCTGTTCGACGTCCTGCTGGGCTCGCAGTTCGGCGAGGGGCACCCCTACGGGCACTCGACGATCGGTTCGGTGCCGGATCTGGACGCCGCCACTCTCGATGACGTCGTCGCCTTCCACGAGCAGTGGTACCGGCCCGACAATGCCTGCCTGGTGCTGTCGGGCTGCGTGCCGGTCGATGAGGCGCTGCGCCTGGCCGACCGGTACCTCGGCGCGGTGCCGATACCGTCCGGCCCGGCACCGGTGCCGCTGGCCGGTGCGGGTCTGGAGGATGCGCGTCCCGCCGAGGTGATCGATCTGGAGCGCGACGTGCCGCGCACCGCGGTGACCCTGTCATGGCCGAGCCCCTCGGTGACCGATCCCCGGCAGTTGAGCCTCGAGGACGGGCTGACCGTGCTCGGCACCGGTATGGCGTCGCGGCTGGTGCGCCGGCTGGTGCGCGAGGTTCAGCTGGTTGAGGGCGTCTCCGCCTCGGATCTGGGGCTGTCGCGGGGCCGTTCGGCGAGTCTGCTGATGGCCCATCTGCGGCCCGGGGTGAGCGTAGACCGGTTCCGCGAGGAGGTCGACGGGCTGCTGAGGGGGCTGGCTGAGACCGGGCCGGGAGCCGAGGAGCTGGCCCGGGCCCATGTGCAGACGGAGCGTGACTGGCTGCTGGAGATGGCCACCGTCGACAGCCGCGCCGACATGATCAATCTGTACGAGTCGGTGCTGGGCGGGGCCGGGAA harbors:
- a CDS encoding DUF5318 family protein is translated as MKTQRQVVSHALQRRRALEALRSPRVDLNAPASCDADPMLVRAALHHGEPMDHPCPVCESPRLSLLRYTFGHQLGQFSGRIRSEEELEEMESRFGEFRVYEVEVCPDCYWNHILSHYLLGDGRRRRPPRHQETVEDIYG
- a CDS encoding DMT family transporter; the protein is MTPAAAHRLGVILIAVTAVLWGTSGTAATFAPQVGPLAIGAAALGIGGLLQGLISIGAQRRAAPRLRAHAGVVAIGALTVAIYPLAFYSSMRYAGVAVGTVISLASAPLASGLLDRFIDHRRLGPWWTAAAGMGVVGSVLLCLSRGGDDAAGPGRAVLGVLLGLVAGATYAAYSWAAHRLIDAGIDRAASMGSVFGIGGLLLMPMLALTGAPILAGPGNLAAAAYMALVPMFLGYVLFGMGLVRVPASTATTVTLLEPAVSALLAVTVVGERLGARGWTGMAIIAAVLIVLAAEPGSDKAGPVPGGAAQEVAVP
- a CDS encoding M16 family metallopeptidase codes for the protein MSDAIDLRSTTLDNGMRVIVNSDMTSPAVGVNIWYRVGSADETAGHFGFAHLFEHLMFSGTTSGIASGEHLATMESVGGTANATTSFDRTNYFESVPAGALELALWMESERLAHLAVTPENLATQREVVKEEKRQRYDNVPYGDLFDVLLGSQFGEGHPYGHSTIGSVPDLDAATLDDVVAFHEQWYRPDNACLVLSGCVPVDEALRLADRYLGAVPIPSGPAPVPLAGAGLEDARPAEVIDLERDVPRTAVTLSWPSPSVTDPRQLSLEDGLTVLGTGMASRLVRRLVREVQLVEGVSASDLGLSRGRSASLLMAHLRPGVSVDRFREEVDGLLRGLAETGPGAEELARAHVQTERDWLLEMATVDSRADMINLYESVLGGAGKVNDYLDRVRAVTAEQVQAAAASWLDPGRASVIVHHRAQEESE